From the Theobroma cacao cultivar B97-61/B2 chromosome 2, Criollo_cocoa_genome_V2, whole genome shotgun sequence genome, one window contains:
- the LOC18607196 gene encoding WEB family protein At1g75720, with protein METQAPIPSPKPPKDYRSNVDTSRPFRSVKEAVAVFGERLLVGEIYTPKSYTYSRPPSQEITWFSPSPQSRKEHDHEESNHQGVLDTLKKLEAELQETKADLKLLKERESETEIALASLNAELHKNMSKLAQAEAAAAKSAATSTSIPRTVSFDVGNGEDIAREEERRRELKKRMENNPTLSQILSFGEKEGYFGGKRERKMMKKKPIVPLVGDWLFKKKGSPTTLHNPLFSSPQMY; from the coding sequence ATGGAAACCCAAGCTCCTATTCCGTCTCCAAAGCCACCCAAAGACTATCGCTCCAACGTTGACACTTCGCGCCCTTTTCGCTCTGTCAAAGAAGCGGTCGCAGTTTTTGGTGAGCGCCTTCTCGTTGGGGAGATATACACTCCGAAGTCTTACACTTACAGCCGCCCTCCTAGCCAAGAAATCACCTGGTTTTCACCAAGTCCCCAAAGCCGTAAAGAACATGATCACGAGGAGAGTAACCATCAAGGAGTTCTGGACACCTTGAAGAAACTCGAGGCTGAGCTGCAGGAAACAAAGGCGGACCTGAAGTTGCTGAAGGAGAGAGAATCCGAGACAGAAATAGCGTTGGCTTCTCTTAACGCCGAACTTCACAAGAACATGTCTAAGTTGGCTCAAGCTGAGGCGGCGGCGGCTAAAAGTGCAGCGACGTCGACGTCAATACCAAGAACCGTGAGTTTCGATGTGGGAAACGGAGAAGACATAGCGAGAGAGGAAGAGCGGAGGAGGGAGTTGAAGAAAAGAATGGAGAACAACCCAACGTTGTCTCAGATATTGAGCTTCGGCGAGAAGGAAGGATACTTCGGGGGcaaaagggagagaaagatgatgaagaagaagcCCATCGTTCCTCTCGTGGGAGATTGgcttttcaagaaaaaaggatCGCCTACTACCCTTCACAACCCTCTCTTCTCATCTCCTCAAATGTACTGA